CATATTGTACAGGGTGGCCCCGGCCCCGGCCAGCGCCCCGATGAGGATAAGGCCGGAAACCGTGAAGGGAATGGCCAGGATGTTGTACCGAAGGTAGGAGGCGGCCTGGAGTCGGACCTCCTCCTCTTGCGTCAAAATCCCGGCGGCCTGGTCCAGAACGGGCCACAGGGCCGCCCCGAGGAGCACGGCCAAAAGCGTGCCCAAAAGGGCCACCCGGTAGCCCGTTCGTTTGGCCTCATCCGGCCTGTCCGCACCCAGGGAGTGGCCGACCAGGATTCCGGCCGTGAAATTGAAGGCCATGGGCGGCAGAAACAGAATCGATTCGATGCGCACCCCTACGGCCATTCCGGCCAGGGCCTCCACGCTGCCCACGGGCAGGGAGGCGGTGATGCCGTAAAGCACCAGGTATCCCGAGTGCCAGACGATCTGCATGAGCCCCGAGGGCCAGGCCACCTTGAACAGATAGGGAAACCCCCGCCGCATCCAGCGCCAGGGGGGGATCGCCGACAGGGACAAAAAACCCTCGCGCCGAAGCAGCAGCAGGTTGAAGGCCAATCCGGCGCACAGCGAAACAAACGTGCTGATGGCCAGTCCCTTGTAGCCCATGTCCGGCAGGCCCCACAGCCCGAGTCCCAGGCCGAAATCCCCGATCACATTGACTACCGCCGCCAGCCCCCAGCCCACCAGGGGGGCCATGACCTGCTTTTTGGCCCGAAACACGGCGTTGCTGATGATGAAGAGGTAGTGGATGGGCAAAAGCAGCAGGAAAACGTCCAGGATGTAGCCGAAAGGTTCGTGCATGGCGGCGGGCACGCGCAGCAGCGAGACGAACAGGTCGCGGGTGGCCAGCCCGAAAACGAGGATCGCCAGGGACATGGTCCCTCCGGCCAGAAGCGACAGCCCCACGTAGCGCATGGCCCGGGCCGTACGCCCGGCGCCCAGGGATTGGCTTACGGCGGCCACGGCGCCGTTGGCCACGGCCGTGGCCAGGACCATGAAAAAGAACATGGCCTGGGTGAGCATTCCCATGGAGGCCTGCACCTCGCGCCCGAGAAGCCCGGCGACATACACGTCTGCAAGTCCGATGAGGAAATACAGGAACATGGTCAGGATCTGGGGCCAGGCCAGACGCCAGATGGAAGCGAAACCGACGGCGCGGGGGCCGGTCGCGGAGGTGGTGGAGGTGCGCATGTTGTGGTTCCGGCCAAAGCCCTTACGGAAGGCGAACCGTGTGGTCAAGGAACCCATGGCCGCACCAGTGGAAAATTCGCGTGGTATTGATGTTCCCGCTGCATGAGGCTATGCAAGATAATACATTATCGTGATTGCGCCAGAGGTCTCGGCCATCTTTGAGGGGAAAGCGTCCATGCCGGAACATGCGTTGTCGAGGGAATGGAAATTCGTGGCCCCGGAGATCGTGTTCGGGCCGGGCTGTCTGGCCAGGGCCGGACGCTTTGCCGCGAACCTGGGCATGGAGCGGGCGCTTCTGGTCACCGACCCCGGGGTGGCGGCCGCCGGGTGGGCCGGAAAGGCCAGGGACAGCTTGGCCCAGGCCGGGGTGGCCGTCGAGGTTTTCGACCAGGTGACCCCCAATCCCCGGGACCATGAGGTCATGCGGGGGGCGGCGTTTTATCGGGAGCGCGGCTGCGACGGCATTGTGGCCGTGGGCGGCGGAAGCCCCATGGACTGCGCCAAGGGCATCGGGCTGGTGGCCGAATCCGGCCGCCATGTGCTGGAATTCGAGGGCGTGGACCGGGTGGACGCGCCGAGCCCGCCCCTTTTGTGCGTACCCACCACGGCCGGGAGTTCGGCCGACGTCTCACAGTTCGCCATCATTCTGGACACCGCGCGCGGGGTCAAGATCGCCATCGTGTCCAAGGCCGTGGTTCCGGACGTGGCCCTGGTGGACCCGGCCGCCACCGTCACCATGGACCCCGGGCTGACCGTGAACACCGGGCTCGACGCCCTGACCCACGCCATGGAGGCCTACGTCTCCAACGCCCACCAGCCCCTGGCCGACCACCTGGCCCTGGAGGCCGTGCGCCTGGCGGCGGCAAACCTGGAGCGCGTCCGGGACTGTCCCGGCGACCTCCTGGCCCGGGAGCGCATGATGCTCGGCAGCATGTACGCCGGGCTGGCCTTCTCCAACGCCATCCTGGGCGCAGTTCACGCCATGGCCCATGCCCTGGGCGGGCTTTTGGACCTGCCCCACGGTCTGTGCAACGCCATCCTGCTCGACCATGTGGTTGCTGCGAATTTTTCGTCCGCCCCGGGGCGGTACATGGCCCTGGGGCGGGCCATGGGGGCGGCCATCCCCGGGGACGCCCCGGCGGACGAGGCCCGGGAGCTGGTGGTGTCGGCCCTGCGCGGCTTCAAGGCCCGGCTGGGGGCGGTGGTGTCCCTGGGCGAACTCGGCGTCACCCGGGCGCATCTTCCCGAACTGGCCCGGGCGGCTGCCGCCGACCCCTGCCTGGCCACAAACCCACGGTCCTTGGGCGTTTCGGACATTGCGGCCATCTATGAACAAGCGCTTTGAGGGGGATGCCCCCCTGACCCTCCGCGACGAACTGATCGGGCTTGGCGAGCGGTCCTCGCGCAAAAGTTTTTATCCGGAGCTCAAAAAACGCCTGGGAGAGTTGGAACGGACCAGCCTCCTGCTGGATCAGGCCCCGGACGCCGTCCTGCTTATGGCCTGGGAGAGGTTGTCCATCCTGGAGGCCAACGCCGCCGCCCTGCGCCTGCTCGGGAAGTCGCGGGACGAGGTGGTCGGCGAAAGCGCCCTGGTTTTTTTCCCCATGCTTGAGAAGGTCGTGGCCAAGGATGCGGTTCCAGGGCGCGAGGCCCTGCATCTGGCCGAGATGATCGCCGCCGATGGCGCGGTCTTCGAGATCTCCCTGTCCCGGCAGACGGTCAATGGGCGGCTCTACGGCATGCTCATGGCCCGCGACGTCACCCAGCGCACCCGCATGCAGGAGGAGCTCAACCAGCGGGTGAGCGAATTGACGCTCCTCAACGAGGTCGGTTTCCGCCTGGCCTCGTCATCCACCGTGGACGCGGCCATAAAAAATATCGTGGAGTCCATCGAACGGGCCATCCAGACGGATATGATCCTTTTTTTTCTCAAGGAAGGGGGACGTCTGATCCTGCGGGCCCACAAATCGCACGATCCCGATTTCGACATCAAGGCCTTCAGCGACCATGTGGTGGACCACTGCCTGTGCGGGTCGGCTGCGGCCAACGGCATGGCCCTGTACTCCGGCGATATCGACGCCGATCCCCTGTGCTCCCGGCCGGAGTGCAAACGCGCGGGCATCCGGTCCGCAGCGGTCCTGCCCTTGCGGCTTTTCGGGGAGGTGCGGGGGGTCATCGCCCTGGGGTCGATAACACCCCGCGATTTCCAGGTGCATGGCCCGCTTCTTGAGTCCCTGGCGGCCATTCTGTTCACCGGCCTGCAAAACGCCACCCTCTATCAGGAAGCCCGGGCTCATGTGGAGGAGTTGGGCAACACGGTGCGTTCCCTGCTTGAGGCCGAGCAGGCCCTCAAGATCTCGGAGAGTCGCCTCAAGTTGGCCCTGGAGGCCGCCAACGAGGGGTTGTGGGACTGGAACGTGGCCTCTGGAGAGGTCTATTTCAGCCCCGGATATTACCGCATGCTCGGGTTTGAACCCGAGGCCGTCGCCTCCACTGTCGAAGGCTGGATGGGCCTGATTCATCCCCACGACGTGGAGCTGGTCAAGCGCCTGGAGGTGGAGCACCTTGGCCGCCACAAGGAAAAGTACGAATTCGAATTTCGCATGCGCGACGGTTCCGGGGACTGGCGCTGGATTTTGTCCAAAGGAAAGGTGGTGGAGCGCGACAGGCAGGGGAACGCCCTGCGCGTGGTGGGCACCCACTCGGACATAACGGCCCGCAAGGAGATGGAGGGCCGCCTGCGGCACATGGCCCTGCACGACGCCCTCACCGGGTTGGCCAACCGGACCCTGTGCCTGGAACGCATTGAACGGGCCGTGGCCCGGGCCAAGCGGCATGAAGAGTCCAAGTTTGCCGTGCTTTTTATCGATCTGGACCGCTTCAAGGTCATCAACGACAGCCTGGGGCATCTCTTCGGCGACCAGGTGATCATCCAGATCGGCAACCGCATCAAAAACTGCGTGCGCGAGGCCGACACCGTGGCCCGGCTCGGCGGCGACGAGTTCCTGGTGGTCCTGGAGGAGCTGGAATCGGGGCGGTTTCCGGTGCAGGCCATCAAACGCATCCGGCAGGCCATCTGCGAGCCCATCATCTGGGAGGGGCGGGCCATCCAGGTCACGGCCAGCATCGGGGCCGAACTGTGGGCAGGGCTTCGGGCCGACGCCCAGGAGGTCATCCGCAACGCCGACCTGGCCATGCACTGGGCCAAGGCCAAAGGCCGCAACCGGTTCAAGGTCTTCACCGAACGCCTGTTCCGGCATGCCGTGACCCGCATGACCCTGGAGCGGGACATGGACCATGGGCTGGCCAGCGGCGAATTTTTCCTGGTCTTCCAGCCTATCGTGGAACTGGGGGCGGACGGCGGGAAGGATCGCATCCGGGGCCTTGAGGCGCTCATGCGCTGGCGGCATCCCGAGCGCGGCCTCATCTCCCCCTCGGAGTTCATCCCCATTGCCGAGGAGACGGGGAAAATCCGGGAATTGACCAGCCTGGCCCTGACCCTGGCCTGCCGCACCCTGGCTGGCTGGCGGTCCCGGCTGCCTGCGGCGGCGGACCTGTACATGGCCGTCAACGTCTCGGCCAAGGATCTGTTGCGCTCGGACCTGGCCTCCGTGGTGCGGCACGCCCTGGAGACCTTCGTCCTGCCGCCGGATCGGTTGCGTCTGGAGGTCACCGAGACCGCCGTCATGCAGGTCGGGGGGGCGAGCCTGGCCTTTTTGGGAGAGTTGACGGCTCAGGGGGTGCGCCTGTCCCTGGACGATTTCGGCACGGGGTATTCCAGCATGAGCCATTTAAGCCGCCTGCCCGTGGACATCCTGAAAATCGACCTGGGCTTCGTGCGCATGATGGACCATGGCCCGCGCCATCTGGAGATCGTCAAGACCATCGTGGATCTGGCCCACAACCTGGGCATGCGCGTGGTGGCCGAGGGTGTGGAGCATCCCCGCCAGCGGGAAACCCTGTTCCGGCTCGGGTGCGAATACTGCCAGGGCTATCTCTTCGCCCGGCCGATGCCCGCAGACGACATGGAGGCCCTTTTGGCCGCCCGTCTGTGACCGGGACGCGCCGCCCCGGCCCGATTGCCTTTCCCCTGCCCCGTGGATAGTCTGCCCGAAAAAAGGAACCCCCCATGAGATATTTCGTCGCCGGGCTGTGTCTGATGGCGGCCTTGGCCGCCTGTTCGCCAACCTCGCCGGTCCAGCCTGCGGACACGCCCCCTGACGTCCCGCGCACGGCCGCCGTTCCAGCGCCCGCGCCGTCCGACGATCAGCGGCCCTGGCATGTCCGGCTGTCTCCGGCCACCCAGTCCATCGCCTCCTACGAATCCATGCGCCCGGCCATCCGGGCCAGCCTGACCCATCTGGCCGGAAAGCCCGAATCTGGCACGGCCATGGTCGTGGGCGACGTGGCCCTGACCTACGGCCAGCTCAAGACCACCCTGGAGCGTCTGGACTCGCTTCTGCCCGAGCTGGACCGGGATCCGACCCGGCTGGCCGAGCATTTCGCCTGGGTCACCGCCGACGAGCAGGCCCTTTTGACCGGCTACTACGAACCCTGGCTGGAGGCCTCGCTGACCCCGCATCCGAACTATCCCCATCCCCTCTACAGCAGCCCCGGAAAGGGGCGAAAGCCTTCCCGGGCGGCCATCGACTTCGAAGGCGCGCTTCGGGGCAAAGGCTATGAACTGGCCTGGGCCAAGAGCCTGATCGACGTCTTTTTCCTCCAGGTGCAGGGCTCGGGTCGGCTGCTTCTGCCCGACGGATCCACGAAAAACGTGGTCTACGGCGGCTCCAACGGCCACAAATACGTGGCCGTGGGCCGGGTGTTGGTGGAGCGCGGGGACATCGCCGAGGAAGAAAAAAGCATGCAGCGCATCCGCCGCTTCTTTGAGGAGCATCCGGACAAGGTCCAGGAGGTGCTGTCCAAAAATCCCAGCTACATCTTTTTCAAGCTGGCCGAAAAGGGCCCCGTGGGCGGCATGGGCGTGGTGCTGACCCCGTACGTCAGCGCGGCCACGGACCCGTCGTTTCTACCCTACGGCGCGCTTTTGGCCGTGGACGCCATGCTGCCCGGCTTTCCCGAGGGATCGGCCCCCGAGCGCTTTACCGGGTTGCTTCTGGCCCAGGACACGGGCTGCATGAAGGGGCATCATGTGGATCTTTTTTGCGGCGCGGGCCACAAGGCCGCCTTCCAGGCCGGGCATATGAAGGACACCGCCGCCATCCGGGTGCTGGTGGCCCGGGAGGCCCTGACCCCCGGCCAGGCCGCAACCCTTGGAGCCAGGCCATGAACTCCGACATTTTCGCCTACCTGGACGCCTGGACCCATGACCCGCGCCGGGTCAAACCCCTGTTCGCGGCCTTGGCCACGGCCATGGCCGGGTGCGGCGCGGCCTTGGAGCTGGTGGTGCGCCAGGGGATCACCACCAGCCTGCGGGCCTCGTTCCCCGGGCCGCAGGCCGGACCCCGGCCCCTGTTCGCCCTGGCCGACGTGGTGGAAGACCCCCAGGGGCGTTTTTTGTCCGTGTGCTTCTACGATGACGAGGTGAGCGATCCGGAAGAACTCGGCCAGTCCGTGCCCCGGGGCCTTTTAAACGAAGACGCCCGCTGCTTCGACATCGAGGCGCCGGACCCGGAGGTCCTGCCCTATCTCGCGGCCCGTCTGGCCGAGGCGGCAGACGCCTGGACGCAAAAAAAGCGGCCGTGATGCCGCTTTGTTGGGGATACAAATCCCTTGGCCCGGGCGGGCCATTTTCGAGGAGGGCGCCTTCGGGGCGTCCCTAGAAGCGAGCCGTGCCGAATCGGGTGTCCGATACGGACCTTTCCGTCCGCTTGGGCAGGGGAAGCCGCGCCGCCAAATCCGGCACGGGGCTGATCCCCCGGAATTCCTCTTCCCGGGGCTTGAGGGGCTTGGGGTCGAAGGATTGGGCGGCATGGGCCGAATCCCGGCCCAATAATTCCCGGATCGTCGACTCTCCCCCCACGCTCCATTCGCCGCCTTTGACGCACAACGCGGCGAAAAGTCCCGCGAAAAGGAAGAACTTCAGGGAGTAACTCATCCTGCCTTCTCCTTGTTGTGAGCCGTTTCGCCGCAGGAGGCCGAGGTGTAACGCGGCGCGGGTGGCGTGAGAATCCTTCTCACCGCACTCTCCCGCTGGGCCTAAACGGATTCCGGGGCTTTGGCAACCCCGGCCATGTGAATTTTTGTTTATGTTTTCAAGGCCGACCGGGGCCATGGGGAGCGCGTCGGTCGGCGCAGCGGCCCGGTCCCGGCGAGACGAAAGGAACCGGGCCCCGGACTCAGCGCATGTATTTGAGAAACTCTCCCGACGGGGTCAGGATCATCCGGGTGTTTTCCGCTGTCGCGGCCCGATAGGCCTCCAGGCTGCGCACAAAGGAATAAAACGCCGGGGCGCCCTTGAGGGCATCGGCAAAGATCCCGGCGGCCTCGGCGTCGCCCTCGCCGCGCAGCACGTCGGCCTTGCGCTGGGCCTCGGCCACGATCACCGTACGCTCCCGGTCGGCGGCGGACTTGATCTTGTCCATCTCCTCCTGGCCTTCGGAGCGGTACAGCTTGGCCTCGCGGATGCGCTCGGAGCGCATCCGGTTGAAGATGGCCTGCTCGTTCTGGGGCGGCAGGTCCGTGCGTTTGATGCGCACGTCCACCACCTCCAGGCCGTAGGGGGACAGCAGCTCGTTGGTCTTGGCCGTGACCAGGGCCATGATCTCCGGGCGCTTTTCCGAGACCAGCTCGTGCAGCGTGAACCGTCCGAGCACCACGCGCAGTTCGGCGTAGATGATGTCTTCAAGCCGGGCCTGGGCCCGTTGCTGGGTGCGCAGAGTGCGGTAGAACTGGAGCGGATCCGTGATCCGCCACCGGGAATAGTTGTCCACGACCATGGTCTTTTTGTCCTTGGTCAGGATCTCGGCGGCCTTGGTGCCGTAATCGAGGATGCGCGCATCGAAAAAAAGCGCGTTTTGCACGAAGGGCAGCTTGAAATGCAGTCCCGGTTCCTTGGTGTCGCCCACGGGTTTGCCCAGTTGCAGCACAATGGCCCGCTCGGTCTCGTCCACGACAAACATGCTTTGGCTTATGCCCACAACCGCGACCACGGCCACGACGATCAGGATGATGGAGGTTTTGCCCATATCAGTTCCCTCCCTCCTGGCGCACGGTTTTCCCGGCCTCGGCCTCGGAACGCGGCGCGCGGCGCGACCCCGGCTCCAGGGGCAGATACGGCACGGCCTGCTTGAGGGCCTCGTCGGAAAGGATGATCTTGTCCAGGGCCGGATTTTTCAGGATCGCCTCCATGTTCTCCAGGTACAGGCGTTCCCGGGTCACGTCCGGGGCCTTGGCGTATTCGGCGGCCAGGGCGGCGAAACGGGAGGCCTCGCCCTTGGCCTTGCGCACGGATTGGTCCTTGTAGGCCAGGGCTTGGTTTTCCATGGCGGCGGCCTGGCCCCGGGCCTTGGGCAGGATGTCGTTTCGGTAGGCCTCGGCCTCGTTGACCAGCCGGACCCGGTCCTCCCGGGCGCTGGCCACGTCCTTGAAGGCGTCGATGACGTCGCGCGGGGGATGCACGTCCTGGAGCTGTACGGCCACCACGTCGATGCCGCTTTCGTATTTGTCCATCATGCGTTGCAAAAGGGCCATGGAGGCGATCTGGATCTCCACCTTGCCGTCGGTCAGGGCGGAGTCGATCTTGTCGTTGCCGATGACCTCGCGCATGGCCGCCTCGGCGGCGTTTTTGAGGGTCTCGTCGGGGCGGTCCAGGCGGAACAGGTAGTTGATGGGGTCGCTGATCTGATATTGGACGATGAACTGCACGTCCACGATGTTCTCGTCGCCCGTGAGCATGAGCGATTCCTCGGGAACGTCGCGGAACTGCTGTCCCTGCCCCTCGCGGTTGCCCACGGTGCGGAAACCGACCTCGATGCGCCGCACCTGGGAGACCTTGGGCGTCTGGACGGTCTCGATGGGGTAGGGTAAATGATAATGCGGCCCAGGCCCCGTGGAATAGGCATAGGCCCCGAAGCGCTGCACCACGCCTGTCTCGTCGGGCTCCACGATGTAGATGCCGCTGGCCAGCCACAAGACGGCCACGGCCAGGGCGATGATCTTGGGCCCGCCGGGAATGCGGCTTTTAAAATCCACAAGGCGTTTGAATTCGTCTCCGATACGACCGAAGTCCGGAGGCGGGGGCCCTTGCCGACGTTTTTGCTCCTGGAGCTTTTCCCAATCCCAATTCATGCATCTTTGGATAGGGAAGAACTCGGGTTAGGTCAAGGAGAGTTCGATTTTCTTTTATTTCGGGAGATTGGTTTCAAAAAAGGGTGAGGGAGGCGTCGTGAAGGACATCCATGCGGGGGTTTTTCGGGCCTACGACATTCGCGGCGTGGTGGGCGAGGATTTCGACCCCCAGTGGGTTTCGCGCCTGGGGCAGGCCGTGGGAACCTCTTTCCGCCGCAAGGGGCTTTCGTGCGCCGTGGTCGGCCGCGACTGCCGGGAGAGCTCGCCGGAATACGAGGCCCGCCTTGCCTCCGGATTACTTTCCGCTGGCGTTGATGTCATTGTTTTGCATATGGTTCCGACACCTGTTTTGTATTACGCAATAAAACAGCTTGGAAAACACGCCGGGGTCATGGTCACGGCCAGCCACAATCCGCCGCAGTTCAACGGTTTCAAGATCTGGGCCGGGGAGGGGACCATCCACACGGATGAGATCGCCGCCATCTTCCGGATCATGGCCGCCGGGGATTTCGCAACCGGCCGGGGCCTTTTGTCGGAGCACGACATCGCGCCCGCCTACCTGGAGCGCGTCACCCGGGACATCAGGCTGGCCCGGCCGGTGTCGGTGGTCGTGGACGGCGGCAACGGCGCGGCTGGGCCGCTCGCCGTCGCCGCCCTGCGCCGGGCCGGGGCGGTGGTCACGCCGCTTTTTTGCGAACCCGACGGGACGTTTCCCAACCACCATCCCGATCCGGTGGTGGAGAAAAACACGCGCCAGTTGGCGGCGAAGGTTCGCCAGACGGGCGCGGATTTCGGCGTGGGCCTGGACGGGGACGGCGACCGGCTGGGGGTGGTGGACGAAAAGGGGGAGCTTCTTTTCGGGGACCGGCTCCTGGCGCTTTTCGCCCGGGAGGTGCTGGCCGAACATCCCGGGGCCACGGTCATCGGCGAAGTCAAGTGCAGCCATCTGCTGTACAAGGACATTGCGGCCCACGGCGGCGCGGCCGTGATGGGGGCGGCCGGGCATTCGCTCATGAAGGACGCCATGCGGCGCACAGGGGCGCTTCTGGCCGGGGAGATGAGCGGGCACCTTTTTTTTGCGGATCGCTATTACGGCTTTGACGACGCTACCTATGCGGCCCTGCGCCTGGCCGGGATCGTCAGCCGCTCGGCCGGGCCGGTGTCGGAGATGCTGGCCGACTGGCCGGAGACGGCCAGCACCCCGGAGCTTCGCGTGGACTGCCCGGACGCGGTGAAGTTCGCCGTGGTCGCGCGGGCCATGGCCCATTTCCAGGGCACGGCCGAGATCGTCGACGTGGACGGGGTGCGGCTGGTTTTTCCCGACGGCTGGGCCCTGCTGCGGGCCTCCAATACCCAGCCCGCCCTGGTTTTGCGCTTCGAGGCCGAGACCCCGGCCCGGCTGGCCGAGATCCGCCATCTGGTGGAGGCGCCTCTGGCGGAGTGGATACGCGAGGCCGCAGGATGACTTGCCTTGCCCGCTCGTGCGCATTAGATGGAAAAAAACATGAGGAAGCCTTCCTCAAGGAACCGCCATGTCTCGCATGACACAGGACGGGCAAGTCACGTTGCCGCTCGTTGTCCGCCGCAAACTGCGTTTGCGCCCGGGTGACGGCGTTCGGTTCCGCGTGAGCGGAGAAACGATCTTCGTGGAAAAAATCTTTCGCTCCAAGGCGAATCTGCGTGACTATCTCGGATTCCTTGGACATCTCGAAGGCCGGGAGCCTGATGCCCTTGTGACGGAGATGCGTGGTGGGATCGATCAACTCGGCGATTGACACCAACGTCTTGCTCGACGTGCTCATCCCGAATTCGCGGTTTGCCCTCGCATCCCTGGAATGTCTGGAATCAGCCGCAAAGGAAGGTTCGTTACTCGTCGGCGAAATGGTCTTTGCCGAACTTTCCGCTCATTTCCCTACGTTAGCGGCGCTTCGTGGATTTCTCGAAGCCGGAACCATCGCCTACGTCCCATCCGACCATGTCGCGCTGCATGAGGCGGGCATGGCCTGGAAAACGCTGTGTACGCGGCGTGACGCGCAAAATGCCGCAATACCACGTCACGTCGTTGCCGACCTCCTTATCGGTGCGCACGCCCGCAGACATGCCCACAGGCTCATCACCCGGGACAGGGGGTTCTATCGCGATTATTTCCATGGACTGACGATTCTGGATCCAAGCGTTGCCCAGCCGCCGCGGTAACGTCTCCAGGCCGCGCTCCCGGTCCTTTACATCCGGGGCGAATCATCGCATCCTTGAAGCATATCGGCATGACGTTTTCAGCCTGAGCGGCGCGGCAGGCACCCATTCCCGCGTTCCCCCTCATCATACGGATTGACCGCATGCGCAGCAAAAAATTCTGGATCATCTTCGTCCTGTGTCTGGCGGCCGCTCTCGCGGCCTGGACATATCTCGGCGGCAAGGACAAGGCCCCCAAGGTTCTGGCCGAGGCCGAGGTCCGCACCGGCAAGGTCCGCAAGGTCTTGGAGGCCACGGGCATCATCAAGGCCCAGGTGGGGGCCATCATCAAGATCGGGGCCCGGGCCACGGGAACCATCGAGGACATGCGGGTCAAGGTGGGTGATACGGTGCGCGCCGGGCAGGTCATCGCCCTGGTGGACTCCCGGGAGGACCGCTCCCGCCAAAACGAGGCCACGGCCCGTCTGGAGCGCACCGAGGCCGAGCTCAGGCAGGTGGTCGAGGTCTATCCCAAGCGCATCGCCGAGGCCGAGGCCGAACTGGCCCTGTCCCAGGCCAAGCACGACTACGCCGCCACCAACCTCACGCGCCAGCAAAAGCTTTTCGCCCAGGAACTGGTGTCCCGGGACGTCCTGGACCAGGCCCGGCGCGACGCCCTGGTGGCCAAAAACGAACTGGCCGCCCGGGAGGTCACGCTCTCGCGCACCAAGACCGAATTCGAGAAGGAGCGCATCAAGGCCGAACGCTCAAAAGAGGAGGCCGAGGCCGCCCTCAGCACGGCCGAGACCAAGCTCACCTATTCGCGGGTCATAAGCCCCATCGACGGCGTGGTGTCGAGCGTCACCGTGCAGCA
Above is a genomic segment from Desulfolutivibrio sulfodismutans DSM 3696 containing:
- a CDS encoding phosphomannomutase/phosphoglucomutase, with the protein product MKDIHAGVFRAYDIRGVVGEDFDPQWVSRLGQAVGTSFRRKGLSCAVVGRDCRESSPEYEARLASGLLSAGVDVIVLHMVPTPVLYYAIKQLGKHAGVMVTASHNPPQFNGFKIWAGEGTIHTDEIAAIFRIMAAGDFATGRGLLSEHDIAPAYLERVTRDIRLARPVSVVVDGGNGAAGPLAVAALRRAGAVVTPLFCEPDGTFPNHHPDPVVEKNTRQLAAKVRQTGADFGVGLDGDGDRLGVVDEKGELLFGDRLLALFAREVLAEHPGATVIGEVKCSHLLYKDIAAHGGAAVMGAAGHSLMKDAMRRTGALLAGEMSGHLFFADRYYGFDDATYAALRLAGIVSRSAGPVSEMLADWPETASTPELRVDCPDAVKFAVVARAMAHFQGTAEIVDVDGVRLVFPDGWALLRASNTQPALVLRFEAETPARLAEIRHLVEAPLAEWIREAAG
- a CDS encoding AbrB/MazE/SpoVT family DNA-binding domain-containing protein — its product is MSRMTQDGQVTLPLVVRRKLRLRPGDGVRFRVSGETIFVEKIFRSKANLRDYLGFLGHLEGREPDALVTEMRGGIDQLGD
- a CDS encoding type II toxin-antitoxin system VapC family toxin translates to MVGSINSAIDTNVLLDVLIPNSRFALASLECLESAAKEGSLLVGEMVFAELSAHFPTLAALRGFLEAGTIAYVPSDHVALHEAGMAWKTLCTRRDAQNAAIPRHVVADLLIGAHARRHAHRLITRDRGFYRDYFHGLTILDPSVAQPPR
- a CDS encoding efflux RND transporter periplasmic adaptor subunit codes for the protein MRSKKFWIIFVLCLAAALAAWTYLGGKDKAPKVLAEAEVRTGKVRKVLEATGIIKAQVGAIIKIGARATGTIEDMRVKVGDTVRAGQVIALVDSREDRSRQNEATARLERTEAELRQVVEVYPKRIAEAEAELALSQAKHDYAATNLTRQQKLFAQELVSRDVLDQARRDALVAKNELAAREVTLSRTKTEFEKERIKAERSKEEAEAALSTAETKLTYSRVISPIDGVVSSVTVQQGETVVAGLQVANLITVLDPTRLEMWIYVDETDVGQVAPGMRVEFRVDSMPGELFSGTVDQIYPSPEIRDNIVYYQALVRLDPDQSRKLRPEMTTHCQIVVEEKTDVLVIPNAALKWVGNTQVVFVVEGQGRVRETHPELGLAGLNETEVVSGLNAGDKVAVQIVLPGAPRPATGSGQGGGSGGSGGSGGSGGSGGRPGGSGPGR